One Xyrauchen texanus isolate HMW12.3.18 chromosome 26, RBS_HiC_50CHRs, whole genome shotgun sequence genomic window, taaacattctgggGCCCCTCACACTTCTGACCCCAATGACAAAACAACAGCCCATTCCATGGACTTAAGTGTTCTGTTGGATTTGGCTCAACAACTCTGAAAAATGGCATAAGTGTTTCTCAAAGAGAAAGGGCGTAGGGTGAAATGAAGGTGTTTATTTTGTGTCTAATCAATCTAGTTAATGTACAAACCATATAACAATGGAAAACGGTTCTTCACAGCACCTTAGGTTCAGTAAAGAcctcatttcaaatcaaatgcCATTGTTCTTGAGTTATGTGGATCTTTGGAGATTAAGAACGTTATTGAACAAATGTAATTTGTTCCTTGTTCATTTTCCCACTTGAAACATCTAAACACCTAATTCAGACCacttttacatttggcagacgctcttATACAAAGCtacttgcagtgcacttattacagggacaatccacccggagcaacctggagttaagtgccttgctcaaggacacagtggtgatggctgtggggattgaaccagcaaccttctgcttaccagttctgtgctttaacccactacgccgccaccaccactcactgttAGTGGACCAAATAGGTCTACTAGAGTTCTCTCAGCAAATACACTGCTGCTAATCTTTAAATTTGTTTGGTTGGTTTATTAGATCTTCATTCCATTTTAGTTGAGATTGGGTCTCAGTCCACTTTCCATTCACTCTGAAAACAATATGGACTGGAATCTGGAACATTGCTGAGATGGTCCTAGTTCAGTTCCATTTTAAAGGGGTTCTAGTTAAGCCATTAAGTCTTGCTGCCTCTATCTCAAACCCCTGAAACAACATTAGAGGAACCTAAACCTAAAGCACCAGTAAATAGATAATTTTCTAGAGAATAGATTTGTGTTACTTAAGAAGGTTCTTCTATGACATCAGACTCTAAATGCCTTTTTATTTTCTAActggaacttttatttttattatcgtTTTGTTCCTCTCTCTACTTTTTGTAGATTGGACATTAATGAACTGGTACCAAATTCTAAAGTTTTTCAATTGTGGTGGCATTGAGATTGTATTCTAGCTTCAAGTTAGAAGTATATGGCCATGGTCTATAAGGTATTTCACTCATGATTTATTATTTCTCCCTATGTATTCAACACAGAAAATATGGAGAGCTTTGCACTGTACTTCATGTTGGGCATATGTTCGGGTCTTCTCCTGGCCCTGGTCCTCCTCATCCTCTGCATTTCCTGCAGACCACGTTCAAAGACAAAGACACCCTCCTCACCAGACAAGAGATGCCTTAAAAAGTTCAGCAGGGAAGAGGAAGACAaggaggaggaggaaagtgaagctGGAGACGACGAGGACTTAGAAGTCCCGATAGTCACCGTGAGCCCCATGAGCGATCAGAGCGAGTGGAACGGGACTATTAAGAGCATAAACGTCTTTACTTCAGCAGAGGAGCTGGAGAGAGCCAGAAGATTGGAGGAGAGGGAGCGTATCGTCAGGGAGATCTGGCGGAACGGACAGCCGGATATTTTGGTGACTGGCACGGGCACGCTCGGTCGAGTTCACTATCACTAGTGGCATGATTTCTCTCATGGA contains:
- the eva1bb gene encoding eva-1 homolog Bb — its product is MNPIPKDMELLSNSMATYAHIKENMESFALYFMLGICSGLLLALVLLILCISCRPRSKTKTPSSPDKRCLKKFSREEEDKEEEESEAGDDEDLEVPIVTVSPMSDQSEWNGTIKSINVFTSAEELERARRLEERERIVREIWRNGQPDILVTGTGTLGRVHYH